The following coding sequences lie in one Candidatus Nitrospira allomarina genomic window:
- a CDS encoding AAA family ATPase, which produces MEIQKTVQAFQRLKGQETILQAAGVDTADTSEATSPSRVIGFAGAKGGVGTTTVALNVAMTLVHGGHRVIYVELSPHLGTATRLLHMAPQPPLSHASTTLTDMNEAVVSQLLMQHSTGLQVLCVSTWDQEVGAQISTEFLTVLFRELKGLADYLILDFPLEPSFPSMCFLGQCQILDLVMESDAIGLNLAKNQLAFIRSHCETPVFVTLVNRSGIPLADGVQGIQEEIGYEIPVVIPTAPELCYTAGIKKLPIVCFNPESVLALQFVKLSEQLLGSFSEDGPEPKRDRRGRDRRKGNRRDRGVW; this is translated from the coding sequence ATGGAGATTCAAAAAACCGTGCAAGCGTTTCAGCGATTGAAAGGACAGGAAACTATACTCCAAGCGGCCGGAGTCGATACGGCCGATACAAGCGAGGCGACATCACCCAGCCGTGTGATTGGCTTTGCCGGTGCCAAGGGAGGAGTCGGAACGACCACGGTGGCACTCAATGTCGCCATGACCCTTGTTCATGGAGGCCACCGCGTCATCTATGTCGAGCTGAGCCCCCATTTGGGAACGGCCACGCGGCTTCTTCATATGGCACCCCAACCGCCTTTGAGCCATGCATCGACAACGTTAACAGACATGAATGAAGCTGTGGTGAGCCAACTGCTCATGCAACATTCGACAGGACTGCAAGTCCTCTGTGTATCCACCTGGGATCAAGAAGTGGGGGCACAAATCTCCACGGAATTCCTGACAGTATTATTCCGGGAACTCAAAGGACTCGCAGACTATCTGATACTTGATTTCCCTTTGGAACCCTCTTTTCCGTCCATGTGTTTTCTCGGTCAATGTCAGATCCTGGATCTCGTAATGGAGAGCGATGCCATTGGTCTGAATTTAGCGAAAAACCAATTAGCGTTTATTCGTAGCCACTGCGAAACTCCCGTTTTTGTCACCCTCGTAAATCGCTCGGGTATTCCATTAGCTGACGGGGTTCAGGGTATCCAGGAAGAAATCGGCTATGAAATTCCGGTCGTCATCCCCACGGCCCCGGAGTTATGTTATACCGCCGGCATTAAAAAATTGCCGATCGTCTGCTTCAACCCCGAAAGCGTCCTTGCCTTACAGTTTGTCAAACTGAGCGAACAATTGCTCGGGTCCTTTTCCGAAGACGGTCCGGAGCCCAAACGAGACCGACGAGGCCGGGACCGCCGGAAAGGCAACCGTCGAGACCGTGGTGTCTGGTAA
- a CDS encoding site-2 protease family protein, translated as MGQPKPQEDVSLPPLREDLQILPGTPTPDGVPTWTIVDTVRNQFFQIEWSAFQLLSHWQAGTAKGLVDLVTRTTSAKVSTGNVMELVQFLYRNNLTRDSIAGGSQGFLGQAEQAKHHWLLRVLHNYLFFRIPLCNPDRFLRTTLPFVIPLFSRWALWCVVILGVIGCMGVVRQWESFANVFLYFFTFQGMTGYIIGLVAIKILHELGHAYTAVRYGCRVPTMGLGFLIMVPVLYTDTTDSWRLTVRRQRAAIAAAGMVVELSVAMIATFLWNFCPDGIVKSMLFVLATTSWVTGLLINLNPLLRFDGYYVLSDWLGVPNLQSRAFGFGRWKLREWLFAWGDAPPEHMPPQRQSVLIAYAWAVWVYRAVVFVGIAILVYYFFFKVLGVILFLVEIGWFLAWPVYEELQVWWTRRAAVTQSWRGRVIGVALVGCLLMSVMPLDTTVEIPAILEAPERTTLFPPAPAMVVEVLVEEGDRVEHGQTLLILQSPQVEHQIDIIGHRIAALELRAEREVAYQDDRDDHLVIWETLVGERKALAGLVTLREQLILRAPFSGEITDLASSLHPGLWVNTDVAMAHVIGEHPSVMLALATEKEKARLSVGNEGWFFPDDPMRPARQGQLRDLRHVDESEMALPYLASTYSGGVPVRQDARGRLIPEHSVYRVELDVTDRDPSWDQVVRGVVHVKGNGQSVMGHLWTRVASILIRESGA; from the coding sequence ATGGGCCAGCCAAAGCCTCAAGAAGACGTTTCCCTTCCACCCTTGCGCGAAGATCTTCAGATCCTGCCCGGTACCCCCACGCCCGATGGCGTCCCTACCTGGACGATCGTGGACACAGTTCGAAATCAATTTTTCCAAATTGAATGGTCCGCGTTCCAACTGCTTTCACATTGGCAGGCGGGAACGGCCAAGGGACTGGTGGATCTGGTGACCCGAACCACCTCGGCCAAGGTCTCAACCGGGAATGTGATGGAGTTGGTCCAGTTTCTCTATCGGAACAATTTAACCCGGGATTCCATAGCCGGTGGAAGTCAGGGATTCTTAGGACAGGCCGAACAGGCGAAACACCATTGGCTGCTGAGAGTGCTCCACAACTATTTATTTTTCAGAATTCCCCTTTGTAATCCCGACAGATTCTTACGAACAACGCTTCCGTTCGTTATTCCGCTGTTTAGTCGCTGGGCCTTATGGTGTGTGGTTATCCTGGGTGTGATCGGGTGCATGGGAGTCGTGCGGCAGTGGGAATCGTTTGCCAATGTCTTTTTATACTTTTTCACGTTTCAAGGGATGACCGGTTATATCATCGGGTTGGTGGCCATTAAAATATTGCATGAACTGGGGCATGCCTATACCGCCGTTCGATACGGGTGCCGGGTCCCCACGATGGGCCTCGGATTCCTCATTATGGTGCCTGTCCTCTATACCGACACGACCGATTCCTGGCGGCTCACGGTCCGGAGGCAACGCGCGGCCATTGCCGCTGCGGGAATGGTGGTGGAACTCAGTGTGGCGATGATCGCAACCTTTTTGTGGAACTTTTGTCCTGATGGCATTGTCAAAAGCATGCTCTTTGTGTTGGCGACCACCAGTTGGGTGACGGGGCTGCTGATCAATTTGAATCCCTTGCTCCGGTTTGACGGCTACTACGTACTCTCCGATTGGCTGGGTGTTCCAAATTTGCAATCCCGGGCTTTCGGGTTTGGTCGTTGGAAATTACGGGAATGGTTGTTTGCCTGGGGAGATGCTCCTCCGGAACACATGCCCCCGCAACGGCAATCGGTGCTGATCGCCTATGCGTGGGCGGTGTGGGTCTACCGGGCCGTCGTGTTTGTCGGCATTGCGATCCTGGTGTATTACTTTTTTTTCAAGGTTTTGGGCGTCATCCTCTTTCTCGTAGAAATAGGCTGGTTTCTGGCATGGCCGGTCTATGAGGAACTGCAGGTCTGGTGGACACGTCGGGCGGCCGTCACCCAATCCTGGCGAGGGAGGGTAATCGGAGTCGCACTGGTGGGGTGTCTGCTGATGAGCGTGATGCCTTTGGATACGACAGTGGAGATTCCGGCGATCCTTGAGGCTCCGGAACGCACGACTCTGTTTCCACCGGCTCCCGCAATGGTGGTGGAGGTGTTGGTTGAGGAGGGAGATCGGGTCGAACACGGTCAAACGCTTTTGATCTTACAGTCGCCACAGGTGGAACATCAGATTGACATTATTGGACATCGCATTGCGGCGTTAGAATTGCGTGCAGAACGAGAAGTCGCCTATCAGGATGATCGGGATGATCATCTGGTCATTTGGGAGACGTTGGTGGGAGAACGAAAGGCGTTGGCCGGCCTGGTTACGCTCCGGGAGCAATTGATCTTGCGTGCTCCGTTCTCCGGCGAAATTACGGATCTGGCATCATCACTTCATCCAGGGCTGTGGGTGAATACCGACGTGGCGATGGCCCATGTGATTGGGGAACATCCATCCGTGATGCTGGCCCTCGCCACGGAAAAAGAAAAAGCCCGGCTCTCGGTGGGGAACGAAGGATGGTTTTTCCCGGACGACCCTATGCGACCTGCCCGACAGGGTCAGCTTCGGGACCTTCGTCATGTGGACGAATCGGAAATGGCGTTACCGTATTTAGCCTCGACCTATTCCGGTGGTGTGCCCGTGCGCCAGGATGCGCGGGGCAGATTGATTCCCGAGCATTCCGTGTACCGAGTGGAACTGGATGTGACGGACAGGGATCCATCCTGGGATCAGGTGGTGCGAGGGGTGGTCCATGTGAAGGGCAATGGGCAAAGTGTGATGGGGCATCTCTGGACGCGAGTGGCCTCCATCCTCATTCGGGAAAGCGGTGCCTGA
- a CDS encoding DUF4347 domain-containing protein: MTHLHCKPATLQAGKDGKVVKPGARKKRKSRAPQESPTPRLTGTCIALEPRILFDGAALATGAEVVQDTTTQDQPGVPEGNGETSTDSTTNDSSQNDALWSSGLSLFASSHRKEIVFIDTRVENYQTLMEGIDPAAEVILLDARRDGIEQIAEALKGRSGIDAIHLIGEGTEAEMHLGTAFLTNDSISGHYAELFEQIGQSLDVDADLLIYGCNFGRGVSGLSAIHTLADLTGSDIAASTDRTGHVSEYANWELEISTGFIESSIVIGQATQDAWEGVLATYTVTNTNDSGVNSLRQAIIDANANAGADTITFNIAGAGPHTITLLSALPTITEAVLIDGWSEPDFAGTPVIELNGASAGGGVHGLTISTGSGSTIRGLVINRFGGDALNIDADNVTIVGNYLGTDVTGTVSLGNGDDGIDYDGHNAIIGGLIAVERNIISGNNDDGINFGSGSSGSVVIGNYIGTDVTGTLALGNSGRGVLINGSNTTIGGTTAVHSNLISGNNATNTAASAGIYVTGSGNLIQGNLIGTDINGTANLGNDGAGISLDSSASTNLIGGSVAGAGNLIGYNLGDGVRLLTAAGSGNAILGNQLFSNAGNGIDLRNDGVTPNDTGDPDSGTNNLQNFPVVTSANSNASGTTIVGTLNTNASLTYRIEFFANRPSIADSPNGEGERYLGFTTVNTDGSGNASFNMTLNGVWINAGDLVTATATRDLGGGSYGDSSEFAANVTATSTGIVVVDTTSDVSDGTTTSITNLGNARGADGRISLREAITATNSTAGADSIVFAIATGDAGYGAGRGVFTINVMSLLPAITDALTMDGSTQALNIGNTNAGLLGAGGTVGVDALVLSQVERPEIEIVDGGGLTTGLAINVSNVTIRGMAIYGFGSNSSNGNITIGSTANNALIENNIIGADATSFNAPAPGAKTEGSNIYSAGGDTGIIRNNLIGFATESGINLLSGSNNWLITGNELRGNAFGSSNMRADAVAANSNSLALTVQGNLIIANAGPGLDLITATGSLVDNNTVSNNGSASNESAGIRARSSNLTISKNISSGNAGAGVMIRSGSSTGNLITQNSIYGNGTGPGGGIGIDLLTAGDPGDLGTAPFVTPNDAGDADTGGNNLMNFPVIYSVQVLGTTVTITGEAGAGSTVEFFKAAPNASGYGEGDTYLNTGIMNGSTPGNFDPAARQFSISFSTNLLVAGDRLTATATDVSNNTSEFSANVVTNHAPVISNLGGDTLAYTEGDGAQVIDQSSNAAVSDVDSSDFDTGTLTVSFTAGSDAAEDVLAIRDQGAGPSNITVAGSAVSYGGTQIGTFTGGSGGAALVITLDANADAAAVSALVQNITYENTDTANPTLGSRTVRYVLTDGDGGTSANYDTTVTMAAVNDIPVISNLGGDTLAYTEGDGAQVIDQSSNAAVSDVDSSDFDTGTLTVSFTAGSDAAEDVLAIRDQGAGAGQIGVSGATVTYAGVTIGTFTGGSNGTDLIITLNSNADAAAVSALVQNITYENTDTVNPTPGSRTVRYVLTDGGGGTSANYDTTVTMTAVNDAPVNTVPGGQVVAEDTSIAITGISVNDTDGNLSTVQLSVTQGTVTVTLIGTATISAGANGSSTLTLSGSQTDLNATLASLSYQGNLNYVGADTLAVLSTDSNTATDSDNVGITVTQVNDAPVITASGGATSYTEQATATVIDGALTVTDPDGFDGADPSDQFTATVQVTGNYQASDILGFTNTAKIQGNLVGDLLTLSVIGGQTATIAEFQAALRSVTFYNGSDMPSELDRTISFSFDDGVDSSNVPTKIVQVTAVNDIPVISNLGGDTLAYTEGDGAQVIDQSSNAAVSDVDSSDFDTGTLTVSFTAGSDAAEDVLAIRDQGAGPSNITVAGSAVSYGGTQIGTFTGGSGGAALVITLDANADAAAVSALVQNITYENTDTANPTLGSRTVRYVLTDGDGGTSANYDTTVTLAAVNDAPVNTVPGAQLVAEDTALAISGLSVTDVDGNLSTVQLAVTQGTVTVTVSGAATISAGANGTNTLTLSGSEADINATLASLSYQGNPNYNGSDTMTVTSTDGNTATDVDMVGITVTAVNDAPVVTSNGGGPTASVNAVENQTYVTTVTATDVDVPADTLTYTIVGGADAARFSLHPTSGVLTFIIAPDFDVPGDVGANNVYDVVVQVNDGNGGVDTQAITVTVTDGNDAPVITSNGGGPSAVANAAENQTYVTTVTATDVDLPAETLTYSILGGADAALFRIDPISGVLTFTVPQDFETPADADGNNIYEVIVQVSDGNGGVDSQMIRVTVTNVQEGMAQAPPPRPDPTPMSSPNPRPIPEPVAETNSSTTDTPAVPFSSSFGGPSMAGRDLSSGPDSQLPRDWSRVLEVAPFLRAGESGTTSEQIRAYAPAPVLFSGIELGQEFLQQLNAFSDQLAEATQQTINERSFFVKMMEFTGLGVSGVLVAWLVRSGTLLASVLASLPAWRNFDPIAILDMDKQGRESWTKKMKEASQKEAGEHQGLDQMLDPEVGTSPMPSVSPRIRPSRSD; this comes from the coding sequence ATGACACACCTGCACTGTAAGCCCGCAACACTCCAAGCGGGGAAAGACGGCAAGGTGGTGAAACCCGGCGCCCGAAAGAAGCGGAAGTCCCGTGCACCCCAAGAATCCCCCACGCCCCGATTGACCGGAACCTGTATTGCCTTGGAGCCACGGATCCTGTTTGATGGAGCCGCCCTCGCCACGGGAGCGGAAGTGGTTCAAGACACCACCACACAGGATCAACCGGGCGTTCCCGAAGGCAATGGGGAGACCAGTACGGATTCCACCACCAACGATTCTTCCCAGAATGATGCGCTTTGGTCATCGGGTCTTTCCCTCTTCGCGTCTTCCCACCGCAAAGAAATCGTCTTCATCGATACGCGTGTTGAAAATTACCAGACGCTCATGGAAGGCATCGATCCGGCCGCGGAAGTCATTCTCCTGGATGCGAGACGGGATGGGATCGAACAAATTGCGGAAGCCCTCAAGGGACGAAGTGGGATCGACGCCATTCATCTCATCGGGGAAGGCACCGAGGCCGAGATGCATTTGGGCACGGCCTTTCTCACCAATGATTCGATCAGCGGTCACTATGCCGAACTGTTTGAGCAAATCGGACAGAGTTTGGATGTCGACGCCGATCTGTTGATCTACGGCTGCAATTTTGGTCGTGGAGTAAGCGGCCTCTCCGCCATTCACACGTTAGCGGACCTTACCGGATCCGATATCGCGGCAAGCACGGACCGCACCGGGCACGTCAGCGAATATGCCAACTGGGAATTAGAAATTTCCACCGGATTCATTGAGTCGTCCATCGTGATCGGCCAGGCCACCCAGGACGCGTGGGAAGGCGTGTTGGCGACGTATACGGTGACCAACACCAATGATTCGGGAGTGAACTCCCTTCGGCAAGCCATCATTGATGCGAATGCCAATGCCGGTGCAGATACCATTACGTTCAACATTGCGGGTGCTGGCCCACATACGATCACTCTTCTGTCCGCCCTTCCTACGATAACCGAGGCTGTGCTCATCGACGGGTGGAGTGAACCCGATTTCGCCGGGACGCCGGTCATTGAACTCAATGGGGCGTCGGCGGGTGGCGGGGTACATGGGTTGACGATCTCCACGGGGTCAGGCAGTACCATCCGTGGACTTGTGATCAACCGCTTCGGGGGTGATGCACTCAACATTGACGCCGACAATGTGACTATCGTCGGGAACTACCTCGGCACCGATGTGACCGGAACGGTGAGCCTTGGTAATGGCGATGACGGCATTGATTACGACGGACATAATGCGATCATTGGTGGTCTCATCGCGGTGGAGCGGAACATCATCTCCGGTAATAACGATGATGGCATTAACTTCGGGAGTGGCTCCTCCGGGTCGGTCGTAATCGGAAATTATATTGGGACGGACGTAACCGGTACGCTCGCTTTGGGCAATTCCGGGAGGGGCGTGCTCATCAACGGCTCCAATACGACGATCGGAGGGACAACCGCTGTCCATAGCAACCTGATCTCCGGCAATAACGCAACCAATACCGCAGCATCGGCAGGTATCTATGTTACCGGCTCGGGGAACCTCATTCAGGGTAATCTGATCGGTACCGATATCAACGGCACTGCGAATCTTGGCAACGACGGTGCGGGCATTTCGTTGGACAGTTCAGCATCCACGAACCTGATCGGTGGAAGCGTCGCCGGCGCGGGCAACCTCATTGGCTATAACCTTGGTGACGGTGTGCGCCTCCTTACAGCTGCCGGCAGCGGAAATGCCATTTTGGGGAACCAATTATTTTCGAATGCCGGCAACGGTATTGATCTGAGAAACGACGGCGTGACCCCAAACGACACAGGGGATCCGGATAGCGGGACAAATAATCTTCAAAATTTCCCGGTGGTGACGTCAGCAAATTCAAATGCAAGCGGCACGACGATTGTCGGCACGCTCAACACGAATGCCAGTCTCACCTATCGTATCGAATTCTTTGCGAACCGGCCCTCCATTGCTGATAGTCCCAACGGAGAGGGAGAGCGGTATCTGGGGTTCACGACCGTCAACACTGATGGTTCCGGCAATGCGAGTTTCAACATGACCTTGAATGGCGTCTGGATTAATGCGGGCGACCTTGTCACGGCAACGGCCACCCGTGATCTGGGTGGTGGCAGTTATGGGGATTCCTCCGAGTTTGCGGCCAACGTCACAGCGACATCCACGGGGATTGTGGTTGTCGACACGACCAGCGATGTCAGCGACGGTACCACGACCTCTATCACCAACCTGGGCAACGCACGCGGCGCCGACGGTCGCATCAGTCTGCGCGAGGCCATAACCGCTACCAACAGCACAGCCGGCGCCGACAGTATCGTCTTTGCCATCGCTACCGGCGATGCCGGCTATGGCGCGGGCCGTGGTGTGTTCACGATCAACGTCATGTCGTTGCTGCCGGCAATCACCGATGCGCTGACGATGGACGGTAGCACGCAGGCTCTCAACATCGGCAACACCAATGCCGGGCTTCTCGGCGCCGGAGGCACCGTCGGGGTCGATGCACTGGTGTTGTCGCAAGTCGAGCGACCGGAGATTGAGATCGTTGACGGCGGCGGTCTTACCACCGGTCTGGCCATCAACGTGAGCAACGTGACGATCCGCGGCATGGCAATCTACGGCTTCGGCAGCAACTCGAGCAATGGCAACATCACCATCGGCAGCACCGCGAACAATGCGTTGATCGAGAACAACATCATTGGCGCGGATGCGACCAGTTTCAATGCGCCGGCGCCGGGAGCCAAGACCGAAGGCTCCAACATCTACTCGGCCGGTGGCGACACTGGCATTATCCGCAACAATCTGATCGGTTTCGCGACCGAGTCCGGCATCAACCTGCTCAGTGGTTCGAACAACTGGCTGATCACGGGCAACGAATTGCGCGGCAACGCCTTTGGCAGCAGCAACATGCGGGCCGACGCGGTCGCCGCCAATAGCAACAGTCTTGCGCTGACAGTCCAGGGCAACCTGATTATCGCCAATGCGGGGCCCGGCTTGGACCTGATCACCGCTACCGGATCGCTGGTAGACAATAATACGGTCAGCAACAACGGCAGCGCGAGCAATGAGTCCGCGGGCATCCGCGCCCGGTCGTCGAACTTGACGATCAGCAAGAACATCAGCAGCGGTAACGCCGGTGCCGGTGTGATGATCCGTTCGGGTTCCTCAACGGGCAATCTGATCACGCAGAACTCAATTTATGGCAACGGGACGGGCCCAGGAGGGGGGATTGGCATCGATCTTCTGACGGCGGGCGACCCGGGCGACTTGGGCACCGCGCCTTTCGTGACCCCCAATGATGCTGGCGACGCCGACACCGGCGGCAATAACCTGATGAATTTTCCGGTGATCTACAGCGTGCAGGTCTTGGGCACGACGGTCACGATCACTGGTGAGGCGGGGGCGGGTTCGACCGTCGAGTTCTTTAAAGCGGCGCCCAACGCGAGCGGCTATGGGGAAGGTGACACCTACCTAAACACCGGAATTATGAACGGATCGACACCGGGCAATTTTGACCCTGCCGCTCGTCAGTTCAGCATCAGCTTCTCGACTAACCTACTTGTCGCAGGTGATCGCTTAACGGCCACGGCCACCGATGTGTCAAACAATACCTCTGAGTTTTCCGCCAACGTCGTGACCAACCATGCTCCGGTCATTAGCAACTTAGGGGGCGACACGCTGGCCTACACCGAAGGCGACGGCGCGCAAGTCATTGACCAGAGCAGCAATGCGGCGGTGAGTGATGTGGACAGCAGTGACTTTGACACGGGGACGTTGACGGTGAGCTTTACGGCGGGCAGTGATGCGGCCGAGGATGTGCTGGCGATCCGCGATCAGGGGGCGGGCCCCAGCAATATCACCGTGGCGGGCAGTGCGGTCAGTTATGGGGGCACGCAAATCGGCACGTTCACGGGGGGCAGCGGCGGGGCCGCGCTGGTCATCACGCTCGATGCCAACGCCGATGCCGCGGCGGTGAGTGCGTTGGTGCAGAACATCACCTATGAGAACACGGACACGGCTAACCCGACCTTGGGCAGCCGCACGGTGCGCTATGTCTTGACCGATGGGGACGGGGGCACGAGTGCCAACTACGACACGACGGTGACGATGGCGGCGGTCAATGACATCCCGGTCATTAGCAACTTAGGGGGCGACACGCTGGCCTACACCGAAGGCGACGGCGCGCAAGTCATTGACCAGAGCAGCAATGCGGCGGTGAGTGATGTGGACAGCAGTGACTTTGACACGGGGACGTTGACGGTGAGCTTTACGGCGGGCAGTGATGCGGCCGAGGATGTGCTGGCGATCCGCGATCAGGGGGCGGGCGCGGGGCAAATTGGCGTCAGTGGGGCGACGGTGACGTATGCCGGCGTGACCATCGGCACGTTTACCGGGGGCAGCAATGGCACCGACTTGATTATTACGCTCAACAGTAATGCCGATGCGGCGGCGGTTAGCGCCCTCGTCCAGAACATTACCTATGAGAACACCGACACGGTCAACCCCACGCCGGGCAGCCGCACGGTGCGCTATGTCTTGACCGATGGGGGCGGGGGCACCAGTGCCAACTACGACACGACGGTGACGATGACGGCGGTCAATGATGCGCCGGTCAACACGGTGCCGGGGGGACAAGTGGTGGCGGAGGATACTTCGATAGCCATTACAGGCATCAGCGTAAACGACACGGATGGCAATCTCTCCACGGTGCAGTTATCGGTGACACAAGGGACGGTGACCGTAACCCTCATTGGGACGGCCACCATTAGCGCAGGGGCGAATGGGAGTAGCACGTTGACCCTCTCGGGTAGCCAAACAGACCTTAATGCGACGCTGGCCTCTCTCAGCTATCAAGGCAATTTGAATTATGTGGGTGCGGACACACTAGCGGTGTTAAGCACAGACAGCAATACGGCCACGGATTCCGATAATGTGGGAATTACAGTTACCCAAGTGAACGATGCGCCGGTAATCACAGCCAGCGGGGGAGCAACCAGTTATACCGAACAAGCCACCGCCACCGTTATTGACGGAGCGCTTACCGTAACAGATCCGGATGGATTTGATGGGGCTGACCCTTCGGATCAGTTCACTGCCACGGTCCAGGTCACGGGCAATTACCAAGCGAGTGACATTCTCGGGTTCACCAATACGGCGAAGATTCAAGGCAATCTGGTGGGTGATCTCTTAACCCTCTCGGTCATTGGCGGGCAGACCGCCACCATTGCCGAATTCCAAGCGGCATTGCGCAGCGTCACATTCTATAACGGCAGTGACATGCCCAGTGAGCTGGATCGGACGATCTCCTTCAGTTTTGATGATGGAGTAGATAGTTCAAATGTGCCGACCAAAATAGTTCAAGTCACCGCCGTCAATGACATCCCGGTCATTAGCAACCTGGGGGGCGACACGCTGGCCTACACCGAAGGCGACGGCGCGCAAGTCATTGACCAGAGCAGCAATGCGGCGGTGAGTGATGTGGACAGCAGTGACTTTGACACGGGGACGTTGACGGTGAGCTTTACGGCGGGCAGTGATGCGGCCGAGGATGTGCTGGCGATCCGCGATCAGGGGGCGGGCCCCAGCAATATCACCGTGGCGGGCAGTGCGGTCAGTTATGGGGGCACGCAAATCGGCACGTTCACGGGGGGCAGCGGCGGGGCCGCGCTGGTCATCACGCTCGATGCCAACGCCGATGCCGCGGCGGTGAGTGCGTTGGTGCAGAACATCACCTATGAGAACACGGACACGGCTAACCCGACGCTGGGCAGCCGCACGGTGCGCTATGTCTTGACCGATGGGGACGGGGGCACGAGTGCCAACTACGACACGACGGTGACGTTGGCCGCGGTCAATGATGCGCCGGTGAATACGGTGCCGGGGGCGCAGTTGGTGGCAGAAGATACGGCGTTGGCCATCAGTGGGCTCAGTGTAACGGATGTGGATGGCAACCTGAGCACGGTGCAGTTGGCCGTGACTCAAGGGACAGTGACGGTGACGGTGAGTGGCGCAGCGACCATCAGTGCCGGGGCCAATGGAACGAACACGCTGACCCTTTCCGGCAGTGAAGCCGACATCAATGCGACCTTAGCGTCACTCAGCTATCAGGGTAACCCGAATTACAACGGGTCAGACACCATGACGGTGACCAGTACGGACGGCAATACTGCGACGGATGTGGACATGGTGGGCATCACGGTGACAGCGGTCAATGATGCGCCCGTGGTGACCAGTAATGGCGGCGGCCCCACAGCCTCCGTGAATGCTGTGGAGAATCAAACGTATGTCACGACGGTGACGGCCACGGATGTGGATGTGCCGGCAGATACGTTGACCTATACGATTGTGGGCGGAGCGGATGCGGCCCGGTTCAGTCTGCATCCGACCAGTGGAGTGTTAACCTTCATCATCGCCCCCGACTTTGATGTGCCCGGGGATGTGGGTGCCAATAACGTCTATGACGTGGTGGTCCAGGTGAATGACGGCAATGGCGGTGTGGATACGCAAGCGATTACCGTGACGGTGACGGATGGCAACGATGCGCCGGTGATAACCAGTAATGGGGGTGGCCCTTCGGCGGTAGCGAATGCGGCGGAGAATCAAACGTATGTCACGACGGTGACGGCCACGGATGTGGATCTGCCGGCGGAGACGCTGACCTATTCGATTTTAGGTGGGGCGGATGCGGCGCTGTTCAGAATTGACCCAATCAGCGGTGTGTTGACCTTCACGGTGCCCCAAGATTTCGAGACGCCAGCCGACGCTGATGGGAATAATATCTATGAGGTTATCGTACAGGTGAGTGACGGCAACGGTGGGGTAGATTCTCAAATGATTCGGGTAACCGTCACAAATGTCCAGGAAGGCATGGCCCAAGCGCCTCCGCCGCGGCCGGATCCCACGCCCATGTCTTCCCCAAATCCTCGTCCGATTCCGGAGCCGGTGGCTGAGACGAATTCTTCGACGACGGATACACCCGCGGTCCCGTTTTCGAGTTCCTTTGGAGGGCCATCCATGGCGGGACGGGATCTTTCCAGTGGGCCAGATTCTCAGTTGCCCCGGGACTGGAGCCGGGTCTTAGAAGTCGCCCCCTTCCTGCGTGCAGGCGAGTCCGGCACCACCTCAGAACAAATTCGGGCGTACGCCCCGGCCCCGGTGCTGTTCTCAGGCATTGAGCTGGGCCAGGAATTTCTTCAGCAGTTGAATGCGTTTTCCGATCAGTTAGCAGAGGCCACCCAACAAACTATCAACGAACGGTCCTTCTTCGTCAAAATGATGGAATTCACCGGACTTGGTGTCTCGGGAGTCCTAGTGGCGTGGCTGGTAAGAAGTGGCACGCTGTTGGCGAGCGTATTAGCTTCCCTCCCGGCTTGGCGCAATTTTGACCCTATTGCGATATTGGATATGGATAAACAGGGTCGGGAGAGTTGGACAAAAAAGATGAAAGAAGCCTCACAAAAGGAGGCCGGAGAGCATCAAGGATTAGACCAGATGTTGGACCCGGAGGTTGGTACATCTCCTATGCCTTCCGTTTCTCCCCGCATACGACCTTCAAGAAGCGACTGA
- a CDS encoding AbrB/MazE/SpoVT family DNA-binding domain-containing protein → MAVAALTSKGQITLPKEIREQLKLQPGIAWKFLWELMGGLPFVRLPQMSQF, encoded by the coding sequence ATGGCTGTTGCGGCATTGACCAGCAAAGGGCAAATTACCCTCCCAAAGGAGATCCGGGAACAATTAAAGTTACAACCCGGGATCGCGTGGAAGTTCTTGTGGGAACTGATGGGCGGATTACCGTTTGTCCGGTTACCTCAGATGTCACAATTTTAA
- a CDS encoding PIN domain-containing protein, whose protein sequence is MAGLDANVLVHYLVQDDPAQSKAATQFIEKPCSQENPGFLNHLVVCETLWVLEGCYPQSKETRVKTIEQVFRVAQLRVEDPQVVW, encoded by the coding sequence ATGGCGGGCCTCGATGCGAATGTGCTCGTCCACTATCTCGTTCAGGACGATCCCGCCCAATCCAAAGCCGCGACGCAATTTATTGAAAAGCCATGCTCTCAGGAAAACCCCGGCTTTTTAAACCACTTGGTGGTATGTGAAACGCTTTGGGTTCTGGAGGGCTGTTACCCACAATCAAAGGAGACGAGGGTGAAGACCATTGAACAAGTGTTCCGTGTCGCCCAATTACGAGTGGAAGATCCTCAGGTGGTCTGGTAA